In the Elizabethkingia bruuniana genome, TTTGCTAAAGACTCGCTTAAAGCGGCATTAATAATCTTTTCAGAAATCATAACATTCTGTCCCTGCAGGCGCATATATTCAGAATGCAGCCTTTTCTTTATTCCCTGAGTAAAATCAATCATCATGGTATTAGAGAATAGCTTCATTTTCTCCGCAGTTTCTTCCCAGAAAGGCTTTTTATCAGCTTTATTATCTCTCAGAATTTTCAGAAGCGGAGAACTTTCTACCAAATCTTTCATCATATGATACAGAATTAACTGTGCTCTCTCATCTTCATTGGGTGGAAAAACAGGAATGAGCAGATCAAATCTACCCGGCGCCAGTATTTCTTCATCGAATCCGACAAGAGCATCTGTAGAACCTACAAATAAAGCTTCATCTTTCAGATTATTCTGTATAGCGTGCAAAATGGCACTCTTAACTTCCAATGCCTCTGGTGTTAATACAACATCAGCTGTTTTTTCCAATGCTACATCTTCAAAATGCTCCATAAACAGTAATGTCTTGGGCTTTTTCATTTTACCAAAGAGAAAATCTTTAAACTTTCTCATTTTACCGTCATTATAACGCACCGAAAGATAGTCGTTTCTTACTTCTACAAAGTCATAGCCTATCATTTCTGCTATTTTCTTAGCCCAGAAAATTTTACCGCTACCGGGAGGGCCATACAGTATAATACCTGCAGGTTTTGCAATTCCCCAATTTTCCAGCTGATTTGGATTAATAAAAGGTTCTATAATATCCGTAACATAAAAAAACAGATCTCTGTATCCTATAAAGTTATGCTGTGTAAGCGGTGTTTGTTTTCCAAAATAATTATAGATAAAGTTATAATCTCCGCCCAGCTTGTTGTCTATACCATAACTGGAAACACTCGTTTTATAACCGTTGGCCTCAAACAAGTTTGGACATTCTTTTTTTAAGACTTCATCTACCTGTTCTACAGGCTTCTTGATACGTTGTGCAATCTCCTCAGATGTTTTCTCAGCGCGAATATCTTCAGCATATTTCTTTAGAAAATCTGCATTCTCTTCTGCAAACTGTACAAAGTTATCTTTAAGATTCAGCTGTCCATCCATTACATCCTCTACTCCCAGATCAAAATCCTGTATAAACTGTTTTATACTCTCCTTAGAAATTGTAAGATCATTTGTAAGTTCTGCTAGTTTCATCCGTTTTGAAATTTTAATTCAAGATACAACTATTTCATTAGAATTCTCCCCGATTGTAACATTTATGTTTTTTTAACTACTATTAAATAAAACTAAAAATGGAAAAAGTTTTATCCGTCAGGAATCTTACAAAGAAATTTAAAAGAACGGTTGTAAACAATATTTCGTTCGATGTTGAACAAGGAAATGTCTATGGACTTCTTGGCCCCAATGGAAGTGGAAAATCAACAACATTCGGAATGCTTCTCACAACTATTAATCCAACTTCCGGCGAATGGTACTGGTTTGGCAAAAAAGGAACAACCACAGAAACTTTAAAAAAGATAGGAGCCATTATTGAGCAACCTAATTTCTATCCTTACCTGAGTGCTGCTAAAAACCTGAAAATTGTTGCTGAAATTAAAGGAACTCCTTATTCGGAAATAGATAAAGTACTTTCTACAGTTGGTCTTCTCGAAAGAAAAGATGATCCTTTCAGAACTTTTTCTCTGGGAATGAAACAGCGTCTGGCAATAGCCTCTGCATTATTGAACAATCCACAAGTTTTAATTCTGGATGAACCAACAAACGGACTGGATCCTGAAGGGATAATTCAGATCCGGAACATCATTTCTGATATAGCCAAACAAGGTATCACCATTATTATCGCAAGCCACCTTCTGGATGAGATCGAAAAAATATGCAGTCATGTTATTGTACTAAAAGAAGGAAATGCAATATACAGTGGCAGTGTTGATGGTATGACCAACTCCAAAGGTTACTTTGAACTGAGAGCAGACAATAATGATTTACTTCTTAAAATACTTGAAGAACTTAACCTGTTTTCGGATTTAAAACAGAACGGAGAGATTATCATTGCCAATATCCATGAAGATTTATCGGCTTCAGAGCTTAACAGAAAAATCTCTGAAAAAGGTATCTACCTTTCTCACCTAGCCAAAAAGAAACAATCTCTTGAAGCTCAATTCCTTGAACTTGTAAAAAAATAACCACGATGAAAAGATTAATCGCAATAGAATACTATAAAAACCTTACTTACAGGCCATTCAAAGTATTTACAACCTTATATTTCATTATATTAATAGCCCTGCTGTTTATCGGACTTATCGATATAAAATTTTCAGAAGGCTTTCAGATCAATTTAAAAGATCAGGGAATTTATAATTTTCCGGAAATTTGGAATTTCACAACCTGGATTGTTGCCCTTCTGAAAATATTCCTTGGGCTTATTATTGTTTTTTCTATTTGTCAGGAATTCACAAACCGAATGTTTAAACAAAACACCATTGACGGGCTCAGCAGAGAGGAATTTATAGGCTCCAAACTGCTTACAATTTTTATATTCACTTTTATCTCCACTCTTATTGTTTTTGGTATTACTCTGGCAATAGGTCTTTCCTATTCAGAATCGACACAATCTGAATTAATTTTCAAAGAAATATTTTTCATAGGTCACTATTTCCTGAAATTGTTTACGTTCTTTAGTTTCCTCATGTTCCTGTCTATTCTTTTAAGAAAATCCATCTTTGTATTGCTTGCATCTTTTATGTGGTGGATTGCTGAAGCTATTTTTGGTGGTATTGAGAGCTATTCCAAATTCAGAGGATTGAATAATGAGCAGGCAGCAACTGTAATGCATGATTCATTTTTCATTTCAAAAATCCTTCCGTTGGAAAGTATGTCTCAACTGATTCCTAATCCGGTAATGAGACTAAAAGCCATGAAAATATTTGGTGTTCCGTATAAATTTGAATATCCTACCGAAAGTGTTATTGCATGTATTTTCTGGTGTATATTATTCGTTTATGGTTCTTACTATATCCTGAAGAAAAGAGACTGGTAAATCCATTCTGACTGATATTATATCAGCATAAATTCAGATCATATTCAAAAGGAACTTTCCCCGAAAATAAAGGAGAAAGTTCCTTTTTTTATTTGCCTGAAACAGTATATCATTCTGTTTATTTAACACTTTATTGATATTAGTTTTTTATATCATCATATACAGTACATCACTTTCTTTTAAAATCATTATTTTTGCACATCAAATTTTCATATGACTTCACAAGAAATACGCCAAAGGTTCTTAGATTTCTTTAAAGAAAAAGGACACCAGATCGTTCCGTCCGCACCAATTGTGCTAAAGGATGATCCTACACTGATGTTTTCCAATTCGGGGATGACGCAATTCAAAGATTTTTTCTTAGGCTACAAAGAGCCTTCAAGTCTCAGAATTGCCGACACACAAAAATGTCTTCGTGTTTCCGGAAAACACAATGACCTGGACGATGTAGGCCGCGATACCTACCATCACACAATGTTCGAAATGCTGGGTAACTGGTCTTTCGGTGACTATTTCAAAAAAGAAGCAATAGCCTGGGCGTGGGAGCTTCTTACAGAAGTATATAAGATTTCTAAAGACGATTTGTATGTAACCATATTCGAAGGTGATGCTTCAGAGAATCTCGAAAGAGATCAGGATGCCTATAATTACTGGAAAGAATATGTTGATGAATCCAGAATTATCAATGGTAACAAAAAAGATAACTTCTGGGAAATGGGTGATACCGGACCATGCGGACCATGTTCTGAAATTCATGTAGATATTCGTAGCGCTGAAGAGAAAGCAAAAGTATCGGGAAGAGAATTAGTAAACCAGGATCATCCACAAGTCGTTGAAGTATGGAATCTTGTATTTATGGAATTCCTGAGAAAAGCAGATAAATCTCTGGAAAAACTTCCAAAACAGAATGTAGATACTGGTATGGGCTTCGAGCGTCTTTGTATGGCATTACAAGGAAAAGAATCTAACTACGATACAGATGTATTCACACCACTAATCTCTAAAGTAGAAGAAATTTCAGGTAAAAAGTATACAGGTATTCTGGAAGATGAAAAAGATATTGCTATTCGTGTAGTAGTAGATCATATCCGTGCTGTAGCATTTGCTATTGCCGATGGACAATTACCTTCCAATGGTGGTGCCGGATATGTTATCCGCAGAATCCTAAGACGTGCCATTTCATATGCATACAGATTCCTGGACATGAAAGAAGCTTTCCTTTACAAGCTTGTTGCTGTTCTAAAGGATCAGATGGGTTCTTTCTTCCCGGAAATTGTAAAACAAGAGAAACTGGTTACCGAAGTAATTAAGGAGGAAGAAAATTCATTCCTGAAAACGATTGAACACGGATTGGTAAGACTGGATGCAATTATCCAGGCTACTATAAAAAATAACGAGAAAAACCTTCCGGGCGAGCAAGTATTCGAACTATACGATACTTTTGGATTCCCGGCTGACCTTTCCCGTATCATTGCTGAAGAAAAAGGATTAAGCATAGACGAAGCTGGTTTTGAAGAGGAAATGAACAAGCAAAAGCAACGTTCAAAACAATCTTCTGCTTCTAAAACTTATGACTGGGTTATTTTGGAAGAAAAACCTGAAAACTTTGTAGGTTATGATCTTACTGAAAACGAAGTGAAAATTACCCGTTACAGAAAGATTGAAAATAAAGACGGTGAGTTTTACCAGATCGTACTGGACGAAACTCCTTTCTATGCAGAAGGAGGTGGCCAGGTTGGAGATAAAGGAATCTTAGAAAATGCTACAGAGAGTATTGAAATTCTGGATACAAAAAAAGAGAATAACCTTAATATCTCTTTAATCCCTACTCTACCACAGGATGTAAAAGCCACTTTTACAGCAAAAGTTGATGTTTCCAAAAGAAAGGATACAGAAAATAATCACTCTGCTACTCACCTTTTACACGAAGCTTTAAGAAGTGTATTAGGAACTCACGTAGAGCAAAAAGGTTCATTTGTAGGACCAGATTATTTACGTTTCGACTTCTCGCATTTCAGCAAAATGACAGAAGAAGAATGGGCTGCTGTAGAGCAACAGGTAAATGAAAAGATCAGAAAAAATATAGCACTTCAGGAATACAGAAATATTCCGATTCAGGAGGCTATGGACAAAGGTGCTATGGCTTTATTTGGTGAGAAATACGGTGACAATGTCCGCATGATAGAATTTGGAACATCCAAAGAATTATGTGGAGGAACACACGTAAAGAATACCGGAGAAATAGGACTTTTCAAAATAGAATCTGAAGGTTCTGCTGCGGCCGGAATCCGTAGAATTGAAGCAATCACCGGATCTAAAGCTAGAGAATATTTCGAAACATTAGAAAAGAACTACCAGGAAATAGCACAGTTCCTCAAGTCCAAAGATGTTTTAAGATCTGTTCAGAAACTGGTAGAAGAAAACCAATCTTTAAAATCAGAAATTGAAAGCTTTAAAGCTGAAAAAGCGAAACAAGAAGCTTTACAATGGAAAAATGAATATCAGGATAAAGGTGATAAAAAGCTATTGGTAAAGAAAACTTCAATGGATGCTGGTTCTGTTAAGGATATTGTTTTCCAATTGAAAAAAGAGATTCCGGGATCATTAACGATTATCTTATCTAATGCTGGTGATAAACCAATGATTACAATCGGAGTTTCTGATGATCTTACTCAGACTTACCAGGCCGGAGCTTTAATTAAAGATCTTGCTAAAGAAATCCAAGGCGGCGGTGGTGGTGCTCCTGCATTTGCTACAGCCGGAGGTAAAAACCTAGACGGACTGGAAAAAGCTTTTGAGAAAGCACAACAGTTATAACAACATCGTTTATACATAAAAAAAGCTACCTGAATAGGTAGCTTTTTTATTTTGTAAAACTTATTTACTAAGGATTTGTAGAGAAAATAGAACCATTAGCAATTAGCGCTCTTCTGTTCATTTTCAGGATATCTCTAACCCACTCTGCAAAGTCTTCCGGCTGTAATACTTTATCAGGGTTACCATCTGTTAAGCCTGCTCCAATACTCATATCCGATGCTATTGTACTTGGCGTAAGCGTAATCACACGGATATTTTGTTTTCTCCATTCTGCCATCATTGACTGAGAAAGTGATATTACCGCTGCTTTAGAAGCTGCATAAGCCGACATTCCGCCGCCACCTTTCAATCCAGCTGTAGAAGCAACATTTACAATATCTCCCTGGCCATTTTCTTTCATAAACGGATATACCGCCTTTGAAGCATAATACACACCAAAAAGGTTGGTTTTAATTACCTGCTCCCATACATCAGAAGACATATCTTCCAGTTTTCCCATATTTCCGATTCCGGCATTGTTTATCAGGATATCTACACTTCCTAACTTACCTGCAAGATCTGCAATACCTTTTTGTACCTCAGCTTCCTGATCTACATTGAATACTGCATAAGCCGATTTCACACCCAGCTGCTCCAATTCGGCTACTGTGTTCTTTAAATTTTCTTCATTTCTTCCGGTAATTGCAACGTTTGCTCCTTCATTAGCCAGCGCTAAAGCAACTGCCTTACCTAATCCTTTTCCACCACCGGTTACAATGGCGTTTTTTCCCTTTAGATCCATTATGTTATTTTTTATCTGTGTATACAAATTTACAAAAAGCATCAGAGACTAATGTTTCAAATTGTTTAAATCTCAACACTTAAGTTACTTGAGATTCCAACTATTAATACATATAACTAGGTTCACTAAAGATAAAAATCAAAGATTTTCAAAAAACTAAAGTCTTCTAATGTGAACTATTATTATAATGAATAACTTTTTCCTTAAGTGTTTTATAAAATTTCAGTCAAACCATTAGCATCTATTAAATCCTTAACCTCCGAAACCGTTATTTCTTTGCTTTATCTTATTTCTTTGTTGCTTTCTGTATTCCCACGGCGCTATTGCATGAACATCCTGCCACAACCCTAACTTCTGATTCTTAGCGACCTCCTGTAAATCACCCAAAGATTTATCCTTTGAATAATTAAAGTACCACCAGCCCAATCCGGCTTTGATAAGTTCTGCAGAAAGATATTTTCCATTGTCATAATATACTTTAGCTATTGACCTTCCATAACGGTCCGTATCAGTTTCTACATAAGTAATGCTTTTTCCAAAAATTTCTGAAGAAGTAAATTTTTTGGCATTTTTACCAAAAGGCTGCCTGCTTTCCGGACAATCTACCTCTGCCAGTCTTAATGTTTTCTGTACATTACCTTTTAAAAGAACCACAACAGTATCCCCATCCTTAATCCCTACTACTCTTGCTACTGTCTGTGCAGACAATAAAACAGGAAATAATAATAGTGCTATTATTTTTTTCATGGCCGCAAATATAAGCATATACAATACGAATTAGTTTCTTTTACTATCGCTGTTTATTTGAAATTTGTCCGTATTTTTAGTCGTCAAAAAACACAGTATTTATGCTTTTGGAAGATTACACTTTCAGTATTGGTTCAGAAAAGATTAAAATTCAGGAAGTAAATGGAGTTTTTAAAGCCAAAAATATTCGTTATGCCAAATCAGAACGCTATCAGCTGCCAGTACCCGTAAGCATTACCGAAGCATTAGCTGATATACCTGTACTGACACCTGTCTGCCCCCAATACCAAAGCGCAATGCTGGAAAGACTGATTGAACCTACGCATGTTGAAGATTTTCTGGTTGAAGAATCTCCACAATATCTTTCCATTACTTTTCCAAAAGACATTTCACCAGAGGAAAAACTCCCTGTCATTATCTGGATTCATGGCGGATCTTATGAGATAGGATGTGGGAGCCTTCCCACTTCAGATCCTTCAGTCTGGGTAAAAGAACAGCGCATTATTGTTGTCTCAGTCTCTTATCGCTTAGGCCTATTTGGATTTTTAGGGGGTTATGATGAAAGACCTGCTAATCTGGGATTATTTGATATCATAGAAGCATTAAAATGGATTAAGGCAAACATTTCAGAATTTGGGGGAAATCCTGAAAATATTACTCTGTTAGGACAGTCTTCCGGAGGTGATGCTGTTACCCATCTTATGATTGCCGAAGGTGCCGAAGGTTTATTCAAGAGAGCTATTATCCAAAGTGCACCCTTAGGACTTCGTGAGAAAAGACAAAAAATGTCAGAAGAATTTTCGTTGAAAACAAGCCCTATCAAAGAGGATGCAGATTTTATGAAAATGGTAGACGAATATTCAAAGTTTCGTCCTTCCCTTTTAAAATATGGTTTAAAAGCAGCTATGCCATTCGGTCTGCAATATGGTTTTCCGCCTATGGCACCAGAAAATAAAATTCGAAAATTATGGAAGGATCATGCTGCAAAATATGATGTCCTTATTGGGCTGAATGATGAAGAGACTGCATTCTACTTAAGAACTTCAGGAGCACTGCAAAAATATACAGAGAAGGGCTTCGGAAAGAAAATACTGGATAAAACGATACGTCTGACCACTGAAAAGATATACGGAAAACCAGCGGCTGAATTTGCTTCATCCTATGCAAAGGCTGGAGGAAATGTATATTTATTCCGGATTTTCTCAAAACTGGAAAGCAATAAAATAGGAGCGGCTCACTGTTTAGATCTTCCATTGTTGTTTGGTAATGAAGAAGCATGGAAACATGCAGAACTATTAAAAGGTATTCCATGGGCGGAAATCAATAAAGTCGGAAAGAAAATACGAGCTATTTGGGCAGAATTTGCCAAAAATGGATCTGTTTCAGAAAATTCAGAAAAACCCGAAGTTTTAAAAATTTCCCAAATAAGGGACAAATAATATATTCCGGCCTAAACACCTTATTAATAAGCATTCCAACACATTTACTTTAACAAAAATTTAAATTTTATTTGTGTTTTCTGTAACTTTCTTACACATAGCTTTGTCTTATATAAAAACAATATATGAAACAAGCTTTATCCATTCTATTTCTCTTCTTTATAAGCTTTTATTTTAGTCAGACTCAACTAAAAGTTATTAATGCTGACAATAGAAAACCCGTTCCGGACGCTTCTGTTTACTGTGATGACAATTTACTTGGAAAAACCGACCAAAACGGTATTTTATCATTTAAAACCAAATGCAAGAAAGTCGATATTCTGGCTAATGACTTTGAAGACGAAGAGGCTGCAGTAAGCAAGGAAATGCTTGTTTCCCTGAAACCAACTTCCGAAAAAACAAAGAGTATCAATCGGGTCACTATCGCTGATAAAAGCGATCCGCGTGCCTTAAAAATTCTTGATGAGCTTTTAAAGCGCTACAAAGAAAACAGTCCGCAGTCATTAGACTCTTACAATTTCAAATCTTACAGCAAAATATCTATTGACTTTGATAAAGACTCTATTAGTGCTTATCAGGATTTTATTTCTAAAAGAAAAGACTCTATCGGTAAAATTCAGAACAGAAATCTGAAAACCCCGGAAACGAAAAAGAAAGATTCACTAGCCGAGGAGGATTTGGTAAGTACTGTAACCCACAATCAATATTTTCTTTGGGAAAAGGTTTCAGAATATCTTTTTTCTAAAAAATACGGAGAAAAAACAAATATACTGGACAACAGAATGTCCGGCTTTCCTAATCCTATTTATGAAGCATTGGCACTGAATATTTCAAACCTCAACAAAATCCCCAGACAGATAAGACCTGAAAGCAGAACTATTTACAACTATTATATATCGGATACAACTACTATAGACAATAGGAAAACCTATGTAATTAAATTCAAGGAGATCAACAATAAACTAAGGCAGAATCCACGAAAATATAATGGTTTCATCTATGTAGATGCTGAAAATTATGCTTTAAAGAAAATAGAAAGCAATAGTAAAAAGACAAATGAGGGGAACGTAGTTTCTGTATGGAAACCAATCAACAACAAATGGTTTCTGGATTACGAAAACCTGAAAATAAAAATGGGTGACCAAAGTTTTACTACCGGAAAGGTACAAGACAGCGCTAAGACCTCCGAAAAACCTAAACTAAAAAGAAAGAGGTTTGGCAACTATCTGTTTATTAAAAATCAGTTCTTTGGTTTTGAAATCAATAAAGAACAAAAAGCTGAAGATTTCCGGGGGTACACCATGACTGTTAAAAATTCCGATGGAAAGCTCCTGCAGGAGTACAGAACAGACAGCCTTACAGAAAGAGAAAAAGGCACCTATGTAAAAATAGACAGCCTTGTTCAAAAATATGATTTCGATAAAAAAGTAAGTCTTTTCACCAATCTGATGAAAGGAAATCTACGTTATAAAATGTTAGATTTTGACCTGACTAAAATTATTAATTACGATAAATATCAGGGCATAAGACTGGGAGCCAGTGTCAAACTGAATGAAAAGTTCAGTAAAACGTTCTCTCCTGATGCTTATTTCGGCTATGGATTCAAAGACCATCGCTGGAAGTATGGTGCAGGTCTGGATATGAAGCTTTCAGATAAAAGAACATCGGTTTTCCGCGTAGATTATCTTGATGACGTATTCCCTGCTGGGCGAATCAATACCACATTCTGGGACAATCCAATGAGGCTAAAAGATATTCTTGTTGATATGCACAATGCAAACTTTTACCGGAGTCAGAAATGGGGTGCTTCTTTTTTATACGACCTGTCCAATACACTAAGTGCTAAAATCAGTGTTAACCATGAAAATCAAAATGCTCAATTCGACTATCAGTATCAGAATATGGGTAACAGCTTTAAAAATGTCAGCACTACTCTATCCTTGAAATATGCACCGAATGATAAAAATTTGATGACACCTGGTGGAAAGCTTACCTACGAAAAGCATTATCCTTATTTCTTTGTAAACTATGAAAAAGGAAGTAAAATATTCGACGGAGATCTTAATTATCACAGATTAGATGCCTTAGCTATCCATCAGTTCGGAACTAAATTAGGCTATACCAATATTAAAGTTTTTGGTGGCTTTTCTTCCGGAACAGCACCGATATGGAAAAACTTTGAGATTACCGGACAAACAGGAGATTTTAGCAGTAACTGGGCATCAAAAATAAACAAACCTTCCAATTTAGGATTCGTAACTATGCCAGCTGGAACATTCTATGCAGACAAATTTGTTGGTTTTCAGATTTCTCAATCTCTGCCATTCAGATTCAGAACTCTTGGAAAAGCTTATTCCAATATAGAACTGGAATACCAAACTGTAGTAGGTAATTTCAAAAATAGTGCAGACCATCAGTTTAATTTTCGGGTACTGGATCACAACTATCAGGAAGTGGGGATTATATGGAACAGATTTCTGGG is a window encoding:
- a CDS encoding AAA family ATPase, with translation MKLAELTNDLTISKESIKQFIQDFDLGVEDVMDGQLNLKDNFVQFAEENADFLKKYAEDIRAEKTSEEIAQRIKKPVEQVDEVLKKECPNLFEANGYKTSVSSYGIDNKLGGDYNFIYNYFGKQTPLTQHNFIGYRDLFFYVTDIIEPFINPNQLENWGIAKPAGIILYGPPGSGKIFWAKKIAEMIGYDFVEVRNDYLSVRYNDGKMRKFKDFLFGKMKKPKTLLFMEHFEDVALEKTADVVLTPEALEVKSAILHAIQNNLKDEALFVGSTDALVGFDEEILAPGRFDLLIPVFPPNEDERAQLILYHMMKDLVESSPLLKILRDNKADKKPFWEETAEKMKLFSNTMMIDFTQGIKKRLHSEYMRLQGQNVMISEKIINAALSESLAKLTPEYLNQCAVFISEFNQNLSTEFPLRIQKLSEELDHYRIKEEPIRKIGFNQDDED
- a CDS encoding ABC transporter ATP-binding protein → MEKVLSVRNLTKKFKRTVVNNISFDVEQGNVYGLLGPNGSGKSTTFGMLLTTINPTSGEWYWFGKKGTTTETLKKIGAIIEQPNFYPYLSAAKNLKIVAEIKGTPYSEIDKVLSTVGLLERKDDPFRTFSLGMKQRLAIASALLNNPQVLILDEPTNGLDPEGIIQIRNIISDIAKQGITIIIASHLLDEIEKICSHVIVLKEGNAIYSGSVDGMTNSKGYFELRADNNDLLLKILEELNLFSDLKQNGEIIIANIHEDLSASELNRKISEKGIYLSHLAKKKQSLEAQFLELVKK
- a CDS encoding ABC transporter permease; the encoded protein is MKRLIAIEYYKNLTYRPFKVFTTLYFIILIALLFIGLIDIKFSEGFQINLKDQGIYNFPEIWNFTTWIVALLKIFLGLIIVFSICQEFTNRMFKQNTIDGLSREEFIGSKLLTIFIFTFISTLIVFGITLAIGLSYSESTQSELIFKEIFFIGHYFLKLFTFFSFLMFLSILLRKSIFVLLASFMWWIAEAIFGGIESYSKFRGLNNEQAATVMHDSFFISKILPLESMSQLIPNPVMRLKAMKIFGVPYKFEYPTESVIACIFWCILFVYGSYYILKKRDW
- the alaS gene encoding alanine--tRNA ligase — encoded protein: MTSQEIRQRFLDFFKEKGHQIVPSAPIVLKDDPTLMFSNSGMTQFKDFFLGYKEPSSLRIADTQKCLRVSGKHNDLDDVGRDTYHHTMFEMLGNWSFGDYFKKEAIAWAWELLTEVYKISKDDLYVTIFEGDASENLERDQDAYNYWKEYVDESRIINGNKKDNFWEMGDTGPCGPCSEIHVDIRSAEEKAKVSGRELVNQDHPQVVEVWNLVFMEFLRKADKSLEKLPKQNVDTGMGFERLCMALQGKESNYDTDVFTPLISKVEEISGKKYTGILEDEKDIAIRVVVDHIRAVAFAIADGQLPSNGGAGYVIRRILRRAISYAYRFLDMKEAFLYKLVAVLKDQMGSFFPEIVKQEKLVTEVIKEEENSFLKTIEHGLVRLDAIIQATIKNNEKNLPGEQVFELYDTFGFPADLSRIIAEEKGLSIDEAGFEEEMNKQKQRSKQSSASKTYDWVILEEKPENFVGYDLTENEVKITRYRKIENKDGEFYQIVLDETPFYAEGGGQVGDKGILENATESIEILDTKKENNLNISLIPTLPQDVKATFTAKVDVSKRKDTENNHSATHLLHEALRSVLGTHVEQKGSFVGPDYLRFDFSHFSKMTEEEWAAVEQQVNEKIRKNIALQEYRNIPIQEAMDKGAMALFGEKYGDNVRMIEFGTSKELCGGTHVKNTGEIGLFKIESEGSAAAGIRRIEAITGSKAREYFETLEKNYQEIAQFLKSKDVLRSVQKLVEENQSLKSEIESFKAEKAKQEALQWKNEYQDKGDKKLLVKKTSMDAGSVKDIVFQLKKEIPGSLTIILSNAGDKPMITIGVSDDLTQTYQAGALIKDLAKEIQGGGGGAPAFATAGGKNLDGLEKAFEKAQQL
- a CDS encoding 3-ketoacyl-ACP reductase; protein product: MDLKGKNAIVTGGGKGLGKAVALALANEGANVAITGRNEENLKNTVAELEQLGVKSAYAVFNVDQEAEVQKGIADLAGKLGSVDILINNAGIGNMGKLEDMSSDVWEQVIKTNLFGVYYASKAVYPFMKENGQGDIVNVASTAGLKGGGGMSAYAASKAAVISLSQSMMAEWRKQNIRVITLTPSTIASDMSIGAGLTDGNPDKVLQPEDFAEWVRDILKMNRRALIANGSIFSTNP
- a CDS encoding thermonuclease family protein — encoded protein: MKKIIALLLFPVLLSAQTVARVVGIKDGDTVVVLLKGNVQKTLRLAEVDCPESRQPFGKNAKKFTSSEIFGKSITYVETDTDRYGRSIAKVYYDNGKYLSAELIKAGLGWWYFNYSKDKSLGDLQEVAKNQKLGLWQDVHAIAPWEYRKQQRNKIKQRNNGFGG
- a CDS encoding carboxylesterase family protein, whose amino-acid sequence is MLLEDYTFSIGSEKIKIQEVNGVFKAKNIRYAKSERYQLPVPVSITEALADIPVLTPVCPQYQSAMLERLIEPTHVEDFLVEESPQYLSITFPKDISPEEKLPVIIWIHGGSYEIGCGSLPTSDPSVWVKEQRIIVVSVSYRLGLFGFLGGYDERPANLGLFDIIEALKWIKANISEFGGNPENITLLGQSSGGDAVTHLMIAEGAEGLFKRAIIQSAPLGLREKRQKMSEEFSLKTSPIKEDADFMKMVDEYSKFRPSLLKYGLKAAMPFGLQYGFPPMAPENKIRKLWKDHAAKYDVLIGLNDEETAFYLRTSGALQKYTEKGFGKKILDKTIRLTTEKIYGKPAAEFASSYAKAGGNVYLFRIFSKLESNKIGAAHCLDLPLLFGNEEAWKHAELLKGIPWAEINKVGKKIRAIWAEFAKNGSVSENSEKPEVLKISQIRDK
- a CDS encoding DUF5686 family protein, with the protein product MKQALSILFLFFISFYFSQTQLKVINADNRKPVPDASVYCDDNLLGKTDQNGILSFKTKCKKVDILANDFEDEEAAVSKEMLVSLKPTSEKTKSINRVTIADKSDPRALKILDELLKRYKENSPQSLDSYNFKSYSKISIDFDKDSISAYQDFISKRKDSIGKIQNRNLKTPETKKKDSLAEEDLVSTVTHNQYFLWEKVSEYLFSKKYGEKTNILDNRMSGFPNPIYEALALNISNLNKIPRQIRPESRTIYNYYISDTTTIDNRKTYVIKFKEINNKLRQNPRKYNGFIYVDAENYALKKIESNSKKTNEGNVVSVWKPINNKWFLDYENLKIKMGDQSFTTGKVQDSAKTSEKPKLKRKRFGNYLFIKNQFFGFEINKEQKAEDFRGYTMTVKNSDGKLLQEYRTDSLTEREKGTYVKIDSLVQKYDFDKKVSLFTNLMKGNLRYKMLDFDLTKIINYDKYQGIRLGASVKLNEKFSKTFSPDAYFGYGFKDHRWKYGAGLDMKLSDKRTSVFRVDYLDDVFPAGRINTTFWDNPMRLKDILVDMHNANFYRSQKWGASFLYDLSNTLSAKISVNHENQNAQFDYQYQNMGNSFKNVSTTLSLKYAPNDKNLMTPGGKLTYEKHYPYFFVNYEKGSKIFDGDLNYHRLDALAIHQFGTKLGYTNIKVFGGFSSGTAPIWKNFEITGQTGDFSSNWASKINKPSNLGFVTMPAGTFYADKFVGFQISQSLPFRFRTLGKAYSNIELEYQTVVGNFKNSADHQFNFRVLDHNYQEVGIIWNRFLGSKFGVGFSYRLGYYQMPAFKDNIGFQIKLNAF